The Thermomicrobiales bacterium genome includes a region encoding these proteins:
- a CDS encoding sulfurtransferase, translating into MATYANPDALVDVAWVKSHAADQNVRLVEVDVDTTAYESGHIPGAVGWNWQVDLQQHPARDIPDKSEWEELLSRSGIGPDTTVILYGDNHNWFAAFAYWLFKYYGHASVKLLDGGRAKWIASDGDTTTDPTTVAETRYTVTTTRPELRAYRDDVRETIGNAGTVLIDVRSPGEFSGELLAPANLPQEGAQRGGHVPGAQNVPWATAVAEDSTFKPADELVAIYGGKGVSQEKPAIAYCRIGERSAHTWFVLTELIGVPDVRNYDGSWTEWGSLIGAPIER; encoded by the coding sequence ATGGCCACCTACGCAAATCCCGACGCGCTCGTCGATGTCGCTTGGGTCAAATCCCACGCTGCCGACCAAAATGTCCGCCTCGTCGAGGTCGACGTCGACACCACCGCCTACGAAAGCGGTCACATCCCCGGCGCGGTCGGCTGGAACTGGCAGGTCGACCTCCAGCAACACCCCGCGCGTGACATCCCGGACAAATCCGAATGGGAAGAGCTCCTCTCCCGCTCCGGCATCGGTCCCGACACCACCGTCATCCTCTATGGCGACAATCACAACTGGTTCGCCGCCTTCGCCTACTGGCTCTTCAAGTACTATGGTCATGCCAGTGTCAAGCTGCTCGACGGCGGCCGCGCCAAGTGGATCGCGTCCGACGGCGACACGACCACCGACCCCACCACCGTGGCGGAGACCCGCTACACCGTCACCACCACTCGGCCAGAGTTGCGCGCCTACCGTGACGACGTCCGCGAAACCATCGGCAATGCCGGCACCGTCCTGATCGATGTCCGCTCGCCAGGCGAGTTCTCTGGCGAGCTGCTCGCGCCCGCCAACCTGCCGCAAGAAGGCGCCCAGCGCGGCGGCCATGTTCCCGGAGCGCAAAACGTCCCCTGGGCCACCGCGGTCGCCGAAGACAGCACCTTCAAACCGGCCGACGAGCTCGTCGCCATCTACGGCGGCAAAGGCGTCAGTCAGGAGAAACCGGCCATCGCCTATTGCCGCATCGGTGAGCGCAGCGCTCACACCTGGTTCGTCCTCACCGAGCTCATCGGCGTCCCCGATGTCCGCAACTACGACGGCTCCTGGACCGAATGGGGCTCCCTCATCGGCGCCCCCATCGAGCGGTAA